The DNA segment GAAGTATTTGTTTCATTTGTGTATATTTTATTTTCATTGGAGTTCGATGATTATTCAATTGCTTGCGCAAACTTGTTGTTAATGGCAGTTTCATAATAAATTGATTTTAAGTAATCTTGATTAAATATGTTTTTTTAAAAATTCAGCACTCAACTGAAAAGACTTTACAGGTGAGTTGTCTATCCAATTTCTATGTGTTTCCAAAATAATGGCTTTCACTCCATTTTTTTTGGCTGCTTCAATCAATGCTTTCAGGTTTATGTTTCCATAGCCCAATTCCATTCCGTCCGATTTCACTATTGATCCTTTACTGCCTTTTACTCTGGATCCCCGATCATTAATGTGATACAATTTCATCCTTTCTCCAAGAGTTTCCATTAAGGCAACAGCATCGCAACCAGCTTCGATAGCCCAATAGGAATCAAATTCAAAATTCACATATTGCGGATCCGTCTTTTCCAGCAACAACTGATATGCCGTCTCCCCTGATTCTACCTTACGAAACTCACAATTGTGATTGTGGTACAGGAGTTGTATACCACCGGCATTCAACAGTTTCCCTGCCTGGTTTAATTTGTTGGCCAAATCCGTCACCGCCTTTTGGCTGGAATAATCATGGCGAAACATTCCCGTAACAACAATATAATCGGTTTTATAAGTTCTAGCTTCTTCAATTATTTCAAGAGGGTCTTTCAAAATACTTCCCAAATCCTCGTGAATGGCCACTACTTTTAAACCCGATTCCGCAATCAACTTTTTCCAGTCAAGTCGCCCGCTGAATCCAATTGGCATACCCGCAAGTTTGGTCAAAAGAGGAACAATCAAAGGCATTTTTTTTATCATGAAACCATTCAGTTCTATCCCTTCGTACCCAGATTCTTTAACTGCCTGCAATGTTTCCCTTGCTTTTTTTTCACTGCCCAACGCAGTCCGAAGTTGAAATTGTTGGATTGCTTGAATTGCCATCTTTTTTATATACTTTAGCTTACAATTTTATTTCAAACTCATGTGAACCAGAACCTATCTCCATCGTAGCATTGTTGGATGAAGGATTGTTTTCCAATGTACTTCCATTCTTTAAACCAATAATATGGGCATTTGCAGGCAATACTATTTTAGCTGTAGTATTGGCAGGTACTTTGACTTTTAGTACTGCTTTATTATCTGGAAGAATGTTCCATTCAGATGAAATTTCACCATATACTGACTGGTATTTTCCTTTTGCCTGGGTAATCTTTCCAGATTTGTCAAATACGGGACTGATGATAATTTTCTTGAATCCAGCTGCGTTCGGGTCTGCATTAATACCTGCCATTGCACGATAAATCCATTCCACAACAGATCCAAAAGCATAATGATTATAGGAATTCATGGACGCTTCCACTTTATCACTATCCCAACGTTCCCACCAAGTAGTTGCTCCATTCTTGATCATGTACCCCCAAGATGGATAGGTTTCATTGAGCAACAATCGGTAAGCCACATCTGCTCTTCCATTTTCAGACAATGCAAAGAGCAAATAAGGAGTTCCCAAAAATCCTGTGGACAAATGCCAATTACGTTCTTCAATTGCTTTTACCAATTTGTCCGTTACAGTTGCTTTTAGGGCATCGGGAACCATTCCGGAATGCAAGGCAATAACATAGGAAGTTTGGCTTCCAGATCCCACTTTCCCATCTGGAGCTATAAATTCTTTTTGAAATGCCGCTTTTATTTTGTCTCTTAAGTCCAAATATTTTTTTGTTTCTTCCTCTTTCCCTATTGCAGTTGCCATCTGGGACATCATATTGGCTGTCATGGCCCAAAGACCTGTGCTAATTAAATTATTCTGCGTGGTTGGATCTGGAGCGAGCCAATCTCCCAAGTATCCTCCGGGACGGATATAATTTTTACTCATCGCCGCTACATAGTCCATATAACGAACCATGGCTGGCCAATTTTCGTAAATAACAGTCTTGTCTCCATACTGCATCCAAGATCCCCAAGGAACAACCACTCCGGCATCTTCCCAGCCTGGCGAGCCATTTTTTCTGTTATTTTTGGGTACAGCTGGTGCCGTGTTTGTAAATCCACCATCCACGGTTTGTTCGTCTTTGATATCTTTCATCCACTTATGCGTGAAAGCTGCAATATCATAGTTATAGGTTCCTGTTCTCCAAAAAACCTGGCCATCTCCCGTGTATCCCATTCTTTCATCTCGCTGAGGGCAGTCGGTTGGTACGCTAATAAAATTGCCACGTTGTCCCCAAATTCCAAGTGAATACATATCGTTTATTAAAGTGCTTGATGTATTTACAAAACCAGTAACCTCATCCACCGAACTTATAACTTCGGCAACAATATTTTTGTCGGTAAGTTGCCCCGGGAAACCAGATATTTCAATATATCTAAACCCATGAAAGGTAAAATGTGGGGTAAATTCTTCTTCACCTTTTCCTTTGAGCACATAGTTGTCCGTTGCAGATGCATTTCGAAGATTATCAACAAATAAACTATCTTTTGAACTTAATTTTTCAGCAAACCGCATTTTTACTTGTGTACCAGCATTTCCTTTTACCTTTAATCGTGCCCAACCTACAAGGTTTTGTCCCATATCAATAATCCATCGCTGATTTCCGGTTTTACGGATTTCAACTGGTTTTACTATTTGGGTTACCTTGACCGTGTTATTAACCTGAGGAGAAAGGTTTTCATAATTGCCTTCCACGGCAGCAACAGCACTCCAGCCTTTGTCATTAAATCCCGGATTATTCCAGCCATTCTGTTCCAATCTGGCATCGTAAAATTCCCCTGCATATATCTCGGACATCAGAATTGGAGATGAATTTGCTTTCCAGGAATCATCCGTTATCATTTTATCTTTTGTTCCGTCAGTATAATTTACGTGAATCTCTGCCAACAACTTGTTTGAAGTGGTACCATAAAGATCATATTCGCCATTCCAACCAAACGGGCTGCCGTACCAACCGTCTCCCAACAAAGATCCTACTGCATTCGTGCCATTCTTCAACAAAGAAGTTACATCATACACTTGGTAGGTTAATCTCTTGTTGTAATTGGTAAATTCTGGTGTCAATACATTATTTCCAATACGCTGTCCATTAACATACATTCTGTAAGTACCCAATGCCGAAACATACAATCGAGCCGATGCCACGGTCTTTTTTATTTTAAATTCGCTTCGCAAATAGGATGCCGACTCTGAAAGTGGTCCTGGATCCAAGCCGAATTTTGGATCATTCAATTCTCCAACCACTTTAGGCGATTTCCAGTCGGTCTCATTATTGTTTTTAGACATCCAACTATTGCTTGAAGTTGGAAAGTTTTTGATATTGCCATTCTTTGCTTCCATTCTTAACAGAGCAGCAAAAGCAGAATAGTTCCCCGGATATGCTTTACCTGTACTTTGTGAAAACGAGGCAGTTCTTACACTTGAAACTTGCACTTCAATTGAGTTTTCCCCTGGTTTCAAATATCCTATGAGTTCCTGACGTTCAAACGTTTGCCAAGCTTTAGTTTTTGAAACTACCCATTTTCCGTTTACAAACAACTGATAATCACCTCGTGCCACTATCTGCAAGGTTGCCGTTTTGGGCAACTCATCAATATTCACTTTTAATCGAAAACAGGCCTTGGTTTTTGACGGCACATCTGTTGCATCTTGATTTGCCAACCAAATCCAGCGGATATTTTCACGATCCGACTTTACTTCATTATGAGTATTCGAAATCCATTTGGCAGTCCAATCCTTGGTATTTAAAATTCCCATTTCCCAAAAAGCAGATTCTGACCACAACGAGACATTCCCCTTGTTATCCCATACCCTAACTGCCCAATAATATCTTTTTTGGGATTCCACTTTTGGTCCCGCATAAGGCATGGATACAGATTCACCACCTACAATTTTTCCACTGTTCCAAACATCACATTTATTTTCCGTTAAAAGCTTTGGACTTGTTGAAACAATTATCTGATAAGCTGTTTGCAAATAATTATTTTGGGTCGTGCTTAATTGCCATGATAAACTTGGATTCCAATTTCCAATACCCACGGGGTTTACCAAATAATCACATCTGAGGTTTACGGGTACTGTTTGTTTTTCAGGAATAGAGTTATTCCCCTTTACCTGAAAAACAGCAAACAACATCATCCAAAAGGCAAAAATGCCCAACTTAATAGTTTTCTTATTATAAATCATAGTTCAATTATTTTAAAAACATCTAAAGAAAATTCTATTTCTTCCAAACAAAACTTGCCTGCATTACCTCCTCTGAATTGGTGCCGATATAAACGTTAAACTTTCCTGACTCCCAATCCCATTTCAATTGGCTGTTGTAAAATTTCAAATCTTCGGGTGTAAGTACAAAAGTCAATTCCTTAGTTTCTCCAGGTGATAAAAATACTTTTTGAAACATTTTAAGTTCTTTTACAGGACGTGTAACCGATGCCACCGGGTCGTTTAGGTAAAGTTGTACCGTTTCTTCTCCTGCATATTTACCACTATTGGTAATCTTGATAGTAGCTTTCAGTGTTTTATTATTTCCTGTAAGCAATTCATCACTCAATACTATTTTATCATAAGTAAACGTGGTGTAACTCAACCCAAACCCAAAAGGATATAGAGGAGTGTTTTTCATGTCAAGGTAATTAGAAACAAAGTTTTCTTTCTTCCCCTCGGTATATGGTCGTCCCGTATTTTTATGATTGTAATAAATTGGAATCTGACCAACAGAACGTGGAAATGTCATGGTCAATTTCCCTGAAGGATTATAGTTTCCAAATAACACATCGGCTAAA comes from the Flavobacterium limnophilum genome and includes:
- a CDS encoding alpha-L-rhamnosidase; the encoded protein is MIYNKKTIKLGIFAFWMMLFAVFQVKGNNSIPEKQTVPVNLRCDYLVNPVGIGNWNPSLSWQLSTTQNNYLQTAYQIIVSTSPKLLTENKCDVWNSGKIVGGESVSMPYAGPKVESQKRYYWAVRVWDNKGNVSLWSESAFWEMGILNTKDWTAKWISNTHNEVKSDRENIRWIWLANQDATDVPSKTKACFRLKVNIDELPKTATLQIVARGDYQLFVNGKWVVSKTKAWQTFERQELIGYLKPGENSIEVQVSSVRTASFSQSTGKAYPGNYSAFAALLRMEAKNGNIKNFPTSSNSWMSKNNNETDWKSPKVVGELNDPKFGLDPGPLSESASYLRSEFKIKKTVASARLYVSALGTYRMYVNGQRIGNNVLTPEFTNYNKRLTYQVYDVTSLLKNGTNAVGSLLGDGWYGSPFGWNGEYDLYGTTSNKLLAEIHVNYTDGTKDKMITDDSWKANSSPILMSEIYAGEFYDARLEQNGWNNPGFNDKGWSAVAAVEGNYENLSPQVNNTVKVTQIVKPVEIRKTGNQRWIIDMGQNLVGWARLKVKGNAGTQVKMRFAEKLSSKDSLFVDNLRNASATDNYVLKGKGEEEFTPHFTFHGFRYIEISGFPGQLTDKNIVAEVISSVDEVTGFVNTSSTLINDMYSLGIWGQRGNFISVPTDCPQRDERMGYTGDGQVFWRTGTYNYDIAAFTHKWMKDIKDEQTVDGGFTNTAPAVPKNNRKNGSPGWEDAGVVVPWGSWMQYGDKTVIYENWPAMVRYMDYVAAMSKNYIRPGGYLGDWLAPDPTTQNNLISTGLWAMTANMMSQMATAIGKEEETKKYLDLRDKIKAAFQKEFIAPDGKVGSGSQTSYVIALHSGMVPDALKATVTDKLVKAIEERNWHLSTGFLGTPYLLFALSENGRADVAYRLLLNETYPSWGYMIKNGATTWWERWDSDKVEASMNSYNHYAFGSVVEWIYRAMAGINADPNAAGFKKIIISPVFDKSGKITQAKGKYQSVYGEISSEWNILPDNKAVLKVKVPANTTAKIVLPANAHIIGLKNGSTLENNPSSNNATMEIGSGSHEFEIKL
- a CDS encoding sugar phosphate isomerase/epimerase family protein, which encodes MAIQAIQQFQLRTALGSEKKARETLQAVKESGYEGIELNGFMIKKMPLIVPLLTKLAGMPIGFSGRLDWKKLIAESGLKVVAIHEDLGSILKDPLEIIEEARTYKTDYIVVTGMFRHDYSSQKAVTDLANKLNQAGKLLNAGGIQLLYHNHNCEFRKVESGETAYQLLLEKTDPQYVNFEFDSYWAIEAGCDAVALMETLGERMKLYHINDRGSRVKGSKGSIVKSDGMELGYGNINLKALIEAAKKNGVKAIILETHRNWIDNSPVKSFQLSAEFLKKHI